The Mycolicibacterium mucogenicum DSM 44124 genomic sequence CGGCGCCGAGACTACGGTTTGTGATGCGGTTTCGCCGAAAAGTCGCGAAAACGCGCCGCCTCGACGTCTCACGAGACTGCCTTGGCGAGCTCGGCGATCACCTCGCGCGTGCGGTGCTTCGAGGCGATCAACTCGTCGCGGTTGTCCCCGATGGGCAGCAGGCGTACCGACAGATCCGTCACGCCCGCGTCGGCGAACTGCCTGAACCGCTTGAGAATCGACTCTTCGTCGCCGGCCGCGCACAGGTCGCCGACGCTCCGGGCGTCCCCGCGGTCCAGCAGCTTCTGGTAATTCGGCGATGTCTCGGCCTCGGCCAGGATGCGGTTCGCCCGGTCCTTGGCGGCGTCGATCTCGGAGTTGGCGCACAGCGTGACCGGGATGCCGGCGACGATGCGTGGCGCAGGCCGACCCGCTTCGGCGGCGGCCTTGTTGATCTTGGGCGCGATGTGCTCGCCGATCGCCTTCTCGTCGGCCATCCACAGCGACGTGCCGTCAGCGTGCCCACCGGCGATCTGCAGCATCACCGGCCCCAGCGCCGACACCAGCACCGGCATCGGGGTATCCGCGCCGAGGACCGTCGGATTGTGCACGGTGAACGAATCATTCTCCACGTCAACGGCTCCCGGACCACTGATCGCGGTGTTCAGCACCTGCAGGTAGTCACGGGTATACGCGGCGGGCTTGTCATAGGGCAGGCCCAGCATGTCGCGCACGATCCAATGATGCGACGGCCCGACACCCAGAGCCAGGCGACCGCCCGACATGGCGTGCACCGAAAGTGCCTGACGGGCAAGAGCGACCGGATGCTGCGCCTGCAGCGGAACCACCGCCGTACCGAGTTCGATGCGCGATGTGTTCGCCGCCATCAACGCCACCATCGTCAGGCAGTCGAAATCGTTGGGAACCTGCGGCATCCAGGCGCTGTCGAGCCCCGCGCTCTCGGCCCACTGGATGTCGGCGACCAGTTTGGCGACCTTGCGCGCCATGTCGCCGCGCTCGGCCCCGATCATCACACCGAGGCGCATGTCAGCCCACCGCGCTTTCGGCCGTCAGCTTGCGCACTTCCGCCACCAGGGTGTCGAGCCCCGTACCGGTGGGAAACACTGCCGCCGCACCGACTTCCAGCAGTTTCGGCACATCGCCCAACGGAATCGTGCCGCCCACGACGACCGCGATGTCTCCGGCGTCGGCGGCCCGCAGCGCTTCGACGGTGCGCGCCGTCAGCGCCAGGTGCGCACCGGACAGGATCGACAGGCCGACGAGGGCGACGTCCTCCTGCAGAGCGATCGACACGATGTCCTCGATCCGCTGCCGGATACCGGTGTAGATCACCTCGAAGCCCGCGTCCCGCAGGGTCCGGGCGACGATCTTGGCGCCCCGGTCGTGACCGTCCAGCCCGGGCTTGGCCACCAATACGCGGACTGCCATCAGATCGCTCCTCGCGTGCGCAGCATCAGAACACCACCGGCTGCTGGAACTCGCCCCACACCGATTTCAACGTCGACACCATCTCTCCCACCGTGCAGTAAGCATTCGCGCAATCGATGAGCCGGTGCATCAAGTTGTCGTCGCCATCGGCCGAACGAGCCAGGGCGGCAAGGGCTTCCTTCACCGCGACATCGTCGCGTTCAGCCTTCACCTTGGCCAGCCGTTTGAGCTGCTTGTCGCGGCCTTCGGCATCCAGTTCATACGTGGCGAGGTCGGGCGCGGGTTCGTCGACGACGAACTTGTTGACCCCGACCACAGGGCGCTCGCCCGACTCGGTCTCCTGGTGGATCTTGAACGCCTCGTCGGCGATCAGCCCCTGCAGGTAACCGTCCTCGATGCAGCGCACCATGCCGCCGTGCGACTCGAGATCGCGCATGATCTCAATGATCTTCTCTTCGGTGGCGTCGGTGAGTGCCTCGACGAAATATGAGCCGCCCAACGGGTCGGCCACCTTGGCGACGCCGGTTTCGTAGGCCAGGATCTGCTGGGTCCGCAGGGCCAGCGTCGCGGACTCCTCGCTGGGCAGGGCGAATGGCTCATCCCACGCCGCGGTGAACATGGACTGTACGCCGCCGAGCACCGAGGCCAGCGCTTCGTAGGCGACCCGCACCAGATTGTTCTGCGCCTGCGGCGCATACAGGGACGCCCCGCCCGAGACGCACCCGAACCGGAACATCGACGCCTTGTCGGTGGTGGCGCCATAACGCTCGCGCACGATGGTGGCCCAACGGCGGCGTCCCGCACGGTATTTGGCGATCTCCTCGAAGAAATCGCCGTGCGTGTAGAAGAAGAAGGAAATCTGCGGCGCAAACTTTTCGATGGTCATCCGGCCCCGCTCGACGACCGTGTCGCAATACGTGACACCGTCCGCCAGCGTGAACGCCATCTCCTGCACGGCGTTTGCGCCGGCATCACGGAAGTGGGCTCCCGCCACCGAAATCGCGTTGAATCTCGGCACCTCGGCAGCACAGAACTCGATGGTGTCGGCGATGAGGCGCAGCGACGGCTCGGGCGGCCAGATCCAGGTTCCGCGCGAGGCGTACTCCTTGAGGATGTCGTTCTGGATTGTGCCGGTGAGCTTTTCGCGCGGCACACCCTTCTTCTCCGCGGCCGCGACGTAGAACGCCAACAGGATGGCGGCCGTCCCGTTGATCGTGAAGCTGGTGCTGATCTTGTCCAGCGGAATGCCATCGAACAGCACTTCTGCGTCGGCCAGGGTGTCGACGGCGACGCCGACGCGGCCGACCTCCTCGCCGTACTCCTCGTCGTCGGAGTCGTAGCCGCACTGCGTCGGCAGATCAAGGGCGACCGAGAGTCCCGTCCCGCCTTGATCCAGTAGATAGCGGTAGCGCTGATTCGACTCCTCGGCAGTGCCGAAACCCGAGTACTGACGGAAAGTCCACAACTTTCCGCGGTACCCGGACGCGAAATTTCCCCGGGTGAAGGGGAATTCACCCGGCTGCGGCGGATCGCCCTGACGATCCGCGGGTCCGTAGACCGGCTTCAGCGGTATTCCGGACGGAGTCTGGCCATCGTTATCCATCAATGGATAACGTACTTGCAAAAAAAGAGAATGCCAATACCATTTTCGGTAACAGCTCCTGAGGAGGACGATGACGGACCACGCACTCGCCGACAAGACAATGGTGATCTCCGGAGCGAGCAGGGGTATCGGACTGGCGATAGCCGTGGCCGCCGCACAGCAGGGCGCCAATGTCGTACTGCTCGCGAAGACCGCCGAGCCCCATCCCCGACTGCCCGGTACGGTCTACACCGCCGCGGCCGAGATCGAGGCTGCCGGCGGAAAGGCCGCCGCCGTGGTCGGTGACATCCGCTCCGAGGACGACGTCAACCGCGTCGTCGACGTGGCGGTCGAGCGCTTCGGTGGTGTCGACATCTGCGTCAACAACGCGAGCGCGATCGGCGTCGAGCCGACAGAGCTGTTGTCCGCCAAGAAGTTCGATCTGATGCAGCAGGTCAATATCCGGGGCACCTTCCTGTTGACGAAGGCCTCGCTGCCGCACCTGCGCCAGTCGGACAACGCCCACGTGCTGACCATCGCGCCACCCCTGAATCTGACGCCACGCTGGCTGGGTGCGCACCCGGCGTACACGCTGTCGAAGTACGGGATGACCCTGCTGTCGCTCGGCTGGGCGGCCGAATACGCCGATGCCGGCATCGCGTTCAACTGCCTTTGGCCCGAGACCTATATCGCCACCTCGGCGGTCGCCAACATGGCCGACGGCGCAGCGCTGCTGGACTCGTCGCGCAGCCCGGCGATCATGGGTGACGCGGCGGTCCAGATTCTGCTGCGCCGGGCCACCGACTGCACTGCAGGCTGTTTCATCGACGCCGACGTCCTCACCGCGGCCGGCAAGGACCTGACCCGGTACGGCGGTGGATCCGACCCGATCCCGGATCTGTTCCTCGGCTAGCAGGCCCGCGAGCGATCGGTCATTTGATGGTGAACAAGATGACAGCGACGAACTGGAGACCGGCCTCGTGAGCACCGTTCGGCACCGGCATCGCCACCACCGACCTGCATATCCGCTACCTGCGCCGCATCGACACCGGTCCGGCCCGCGCGGAGGCACGGATCGTGCACCGAGGTCGGCGCTCAGCGGTCGTTCAGATCGAAATCCGGCGCGGCAACGGCGATCTCGCCGCGACAGCGACGGTCAACTTCGCCGCGCTCGAGGGTCGGCCCTGATCACTCCCCGCCGCGCACCTGATCTTTGACCGCCGACACCACGGGCGGCGCGGTGCGCCAGTTCGGCAGGCCGTCCTCCTCAAGCCCGACCGGAAACCCGTTGTCGTGCACCTGCGCCCAGTGACTGTGATTCAGTTCGTGCAGGGTGAAGCAGGCGTTGAGGGAGTTGTAGAAGCCCATGTTGTCCTGCGTCTGGTTGACGGACTCTTTGATCAGCAGGGCAGCCATCGTCGGTACCGCGGCGATCCGTCGGGCGAATTCCAGTGTGCGGTCAGCAAGTTCGTCAGCCGGAAACACCTTGCTCACCATACCCATGCGGTGGGCTTCGTCCACTGACAGGCTGTCTCCGGTGAGCATCAGCTCTTTCGTCTTGCGGGGCCCGAATTCCCATGGGTGCGCGAAGTATTCGACACCGCACATACCCAACCGGGTGCCCACCACGTCCGCGAACGTGGTGTTGTCGGCCGCGACGATCAGGTCGCACGCCCACATCAGCATGAGTGCGGCGGCGTACACGTCGCCGTGCACCTGGGCGACGGTGATCTTGCGCAGGTTGCGCCACCGGCGGGTGTTCTCGAAGTAGTAGTGCCACTCCTGCAGCATCAGCATCTCGGCGCCCTGACGGGTGGCGCCGTTGATCCGGAAGCTCGGGTGCTGGTCGGGTCCGGGCGCGCGTTCAGCGCGCGACTGCGACGAGCCGAGGTCATGGCCCGAGGAGAACATGGGCCCCAGCCCGCCGAGGATGACGACGCGGACGGTGTCGTCGGCCTCGGCCTGCAGGAACGCCTCATGCAGTTCGGTGAGCATGCCGCGGCTCTGCGCGTTGCGAGTGTCCGGGCGGTTCAACATGATTCGGGCGATGGTGCCCTCGTCGAGGGTTTCGTACGTGACGTACTTGTAGTCGGCCATGTCGCAGTCTCCCCCTACAGGCTCAAGATGGTCGCCGACGCGGTGCCCGGCGCGCCGTAGACCTGGGCCAGACCGACGCGCGGATTGCCCGGCACCTGCCGCTCCCCCGCCTCACCGCGCAGCTGGCGCACCAGCTCGTGCATCTGACGCAGCCCCGACGCGCCGATCGGCTCGCCATTGGCGATGAGTCCGCCATCGGTGTTGATCGGCAGCGACCCATGGATCTCGGTGGCACCATCGGCCAGCAGCTTCTCCTGCTCACCGTCGGCACACAGCCCGGTTTCGGCCATGTGGATGACTTCGGCACCCGCGTCGGTGTCCTGCAGCTGCGCGATGTCGACGTCCTCCGGCCCGATGCCGGCGGCCTCGTAGGCGGCTTTGGCGGCGTAGACGGTGGGCGACACGTCCTCGTCGAGCGGCGCGGAGGTGGCGTGCACCTCGTAGGCGCCGTAGGTACGGGTGCGGATCTCGCTGGCGCGCACGTAGACCGGCTTGTCGGTGTAGCGGTGGGCGATATCGGCTCGGCACATGATGACCGCGGCAGCGCCTTCGTCGGGTGCGCAGAACATGTACTGGCGCAACGGATAGTTGAGCACCGGCGAGGCCATGATCTCGTCGACGGTGATCTCCTTGCGCCGGAACGCGTTCGGGTTCAAGATGCCGTTGCGGAAGTTCTTGTTGGCCACCCGCGCCAGGGTCTCCTCGGAGATGCCGTGCTTGTTGATGTAGTGGTTGGCCTTCATCCCGAAGAACTTCGTCGTCACGAACTGTCCGTTGTTGGCGTACCACTGCGGCAGCGCGAGCTTGGCCGGATCGTCGGTGAAGGCGCCACGCGGGTGCTTGTCGAGACCGATCGCGATCCCGATGTCGTACTTACCGAGCCTGATGGTGTCGGCGGTCTGCTGGATGGCGCTGGCCGCGGTGGCGCAGGCATTGAACACGTTGGTGAACGTGATGCCCGTCAGCCCCACCAGGCGGGTCACCGCGTCGGGGTTGGACACCTCATAGCTGCCGCCGAAGCCGAACTGGATGTCCTTCCACTCCAGGTTGGCATCGGTCAGCGCACCTTGGATCGCTTCGGCGCCCATCTCCATGGCGGTCTTGTCGAACCGGCCGAACGGATGGATACCGACGCCGATGATCGCTACGTCGTTGCTCATGCCGCCACCGGCTTGAACCAGAAGGTGACCAGCTCATCGCCGTCGGCGTCGGTGGCGAAAGGCGCCATGGTGAGCTCGACCTCCATGCCGAATTTCAACTTTGCCGGATCATTCTCGGTCAGTCGGCCCTCGACCCGGATGACGTCACCGAGCTGCACCAGCCCGACGCCGAACGGCACGAAGTCCTTGCCGGTCGGGCCGGCGTACGGTGCTCCGGGCGGGAAACCCTGTGTGGTCCAGGCGATCACCGTGCCGCGCCGCGGCAGCAGCACGTCGGACATCTCGGCCTTGCTGCACTTCGGACAACGGTCCTGGCGCGGGAACGTCGACGCCGCGCAGGCACCGCACTGACTGCCGATCAGCTGCGGGTCGGCGTCCGGCCACGTCGAGATTTCCGGGGCAAGCGCTTTCTGCATCGTCACTCCTAATCGCTCGCGGGGAGGGGTTTGGCTTCCTTGAGGGCGAGCGGTGTGGACCCGACGCTCAATGTGCCGGCGCCGGCCCGGGTGACCAAGACCTCCGCCGCGGCGTCGTCGACGTATCGCTTGCCCATCACGGAACCGTGGCACAACTCCGGGTCCGGGACCGCCGCACCGTCGACCTCGGCATCGAGCGCCACCATGGGGGCACCACCGCACCGCAGGTCGTCGAGACTGTCCCCCGTCCGGACGACGATCACTTGGGTGTCACAGACCTGACTGCGCAGCCGGCTACCTGTCTTGACCATGAGAATCAGGTTATCAGAAAGGAGAACGTTACTTCCATAAAGTCGCTCAGTACGCGAAACACATCGTCAGCGTCGACACCTGGGCAGGTCCGCACTGATACACCCCTGCGCCGGCGGCGCGGTGACTAGCGGAGTTCGTCCACTACCGCTCGGGCCTGCCCGCCAGCCAAAGCGCCTGGCCCATAACTCTTTTCGATCAGTGCCCACGGATCGGCATACGGACCGCGCCGCTCGACCTTCCGCTGGACCGCGAGCAACGTCCGCAGTACCGGACGGATCGCCGGCCCCAACACCTTCAGTAGCGTGCGGGCGCGCCCCAGGGATTCCGCAACCCAGGCCACCGTCTCGGCCCACGGATGCTCCTGGAATTGCAGCAGCTCCTGCGCTTCGGTGGTGTCGAAGTAGCCGGTGAAGCCCCAGCCCCGCTCATCGTCCGGATCCCCGGGCAGGCTCGCCGACGGCCCGAGCCGCCCGATGCCGAACGCCTGCATCATGTCGTCCTCGACATCCCGGAAAGCATGCAGATGCGTATCGTCGCCACCGATCAACAGAGTCTTGCCGTTCACCGCTTCACGGCGGTCAACGGCGTTCGCGAATGCGAGTGCGACGTCGCGGGCATCGACCGTGTGCAACTGATTGTCCCGCGGCGTCGCGCGCATCAGCACCAGGTAGTCGGCGTTGAAGTTGGCCGAGACGTCGGTCGAGATGACTCCCCGAGGCGCAGCACCGCATACGGCAGCCCGCTGGCGCGTACCACTTCTTCGGCGAGCACCTTGTCCTCGCCGTATTGGTCGATCGGGTTCACCGGGGTCTGGGCGGTGATGCGCTGCGGATGGGTGTACCGATTACGTGATCCATAGACCGATGCGCTCGACGCATCGATGAACAGCGGCGGTTCGGCAAGTGCGCGCGCGGCCGCCACGAGATTGCGTGTCCCGTCGACGTTGATCTTGCGTGCCAGTAACGGGTTTCGATACGACACCGGGGCCAGCATCGCCGCCAGGTGCACGATGGCCGCCGGCTTGTTTCGGGTCACGCACTCGGCGATGGTGTCCGCGTCGAGCAGATTTGCATAAGCGATGACGAGTGTTCCGTCGCGCGACTGGGTGGCGAGCTCGGCGGCGACCGCGGTGGTCTTGTCGTTCTGCAGGTCCATGGCGATGACGGTTCGCCCCCGACTGAGCAGGATCTCCGCACACCGCTTCCCGACCTGCCCGAATGCACCGGTGATCAGGACGACGTCGGCAATCTGGTCGCTCACGTGACCCTCTCTGTCAGATTGAAATGCACTCCAGCACAGTTGTTTCCGCCAGCACCGCTGATCACGGCATTGCGCGAATCCGGACGATTGATGATGACGACGACAGCGCGGTCCCGCCGCTCGATGAGGACTTCATCTGCCATCGTCCGCCCTCCACGCTACACAGAAGTACTTACCATAACTCTTACAGTAGATAGGCGTGCCAGTCGAGAGGACCGCACGCGGTAGATTCAACAGTTGCGCAGCATCGATCGTGATGGAGGTGCCGACAGTGGCAAAGGTGGCAACCGCCGAGAAGCGCCAACGGCGTGAGCGAGGTTCGATCAACCCAGACGACATCATCAACGGCGCATTCGAACTCGCCGAACAGGTTTCGATCGACAACCTCAGCATGCCGCTACTGGGCAAACACCTCGGCGTGGGCGTCACGAGCATCTACTGGTACTTCCGCAAGAAGGACGACCTGCTCAACGCAATGACGGACCGCGCCCTGCGCGAGTACGTGTTCGCCACGCCGTATGTCGAAGCCAAGGACTGGCGTTCGACGCTGCGCAACCATGCCCGCACCATGCGTGAGGCATTTGTGGCCAACCCGATTCTGTGCGACCTGATCCTCATCCGCTCCGCGCTCAGCCCGCGGGCCGCCCGTGTCGGCGTGCAGGCTGTCGAAAAGGCCATTGCCAGCCTGGTGGAGGCCGGATTGCCGCCGCAGAGCGCTTTCGACATCTATTCGGCGGTATCGGTGCACGTCCGCGGATCAGCTGTGCTGCAACGCCTTCGCGACAAGAATCAGGCCGACGGCAAGGTGCTGGGCGACCTCCAGGACGCCATGACCATCGATGCCGAGACCACCCCGTTGCTCGCCCGCGCCGTCCGCGAGGGCCATCATCTGGGCACCGTCGACGAGAGTAATTTCGATTTCGGACTCGAGTGCATCCTCGATCAGGCCGAACGCCTGATCGAGGCCAACAAGAAGCCGGCGCCCCGCAGCCGCAAGGCGCCGCGCTCCTAGTCGGGCTCAGACCTCGATGACGACGGCGCCGCCCTGGCCCCCGCCGGCGCACATCGCGGCGACACCGATGCCGCCACCGCGCCGCTGCAGCTCATAGATCAGGGTCGTCACCATCCGAGCGCCCGACGCGGCGATGGGATGGCCGAGGCTGCAACCACTTCCGGAGAAGTTGACCTTCTCCTCGTCGAGACCGAATTCCTTACAGGCCGCGATCGATACCGACGCGAACGCTTCGTTGACCTCCCACAACGCAACATCAGCCGGTTGCAGGCCCGCACGCTGCAGCACCTTGTCGATGGCCCGTAGCGCACCCAGGCCGGTGTCCCGCGGCGCGACACCGGCGGCAGCCCACGCGCGCACGGTGGCCATCTTCGTCAGGTTCTCCGCCTCGGCGTAGGCAGCGTCGACGATCGCTACCGCGGCCGCGGCGTCGTTGGTGCCGCTACTGTTGCCGGCGGTGATCGAGAAGCCCTCGATCTCAGGGTGCAGGGGCTTCAGGGCGGCGAGCTTGTCGGCGGTGGTTTCCCGCCGCGGATGCTCATCGACACTGAAGTCCACCACCGAGCCATCGGGCAATTGCACCTTCAGCGGCACGATCTCGTCGAGGAACTTGCCGGCATCGATCGCGGCGATGGCCCGCTGGTGCGACCGCGCGGCCCAGGCGTCCATCTCTTCACGGGTGATGCCCATGGCCTGCGCGGTGTTCCAGCCGACGGTGATCGACATGTCCTTGGCCGGCGCATCCGGCGTCTCGACGTGCGTCGGCGGCATCCATCGCTCTTCGAATTTCAGCTCCGGCCCCGGGATGCGCCAACTCACCAGCGGATTCATCGACAGCGACTGCACGCCGCCGGCGATCAGTACCCGCTCCATGCCCGAACCGATCTGGGCCGACGCATTGCCGATCGCGGTGAGGCTACCCGCGCAATGCCGGTTCACAGACTGCCCGGGCACATGCTGCATACCGGTGGCATCGGCCGCATAACGAGCGAGATCACCACCACCGTAATGGGATTCAGCGAAGATGAGATCGTCGATCGCATTCGGGTCGATGCCGGCACGCCGCACCACCTCCGGCAGGACGGTGGTGATCAGCGTCTCCGGCGGAGTGTTGACGAGGGTGCCTTTGAAAGAACGGCCGATCGCTGTGCGGACAGCACCGACGATGACGGGTGTGGGCATTACGCGACCTCGGTTCCTCTACTTGTAATGGTTACTGTTGCATTCACAGTATATGAGACATGACCGTCCTCACCGGTTCGGTCACGGCGGCCACCGGTTGCCATGCCGACTACAACCGCGCCGTCGCGGCGACGGCGGTGTCGGTGGTCCGTAGCGGACGGATCATGCCCTCCTGCGTGAACGAGGCGATGAGTCGACCGTCCTCGGTGTGGACTTGTCCTCGGACATAAGACATTCCGGCACCGACCTGGGTGCTGTCGTGGGAGTACAGCAGCCAACCGTCCCAGCCGACGGGTTCATGGAACGCCACGGTGACCGTCATCGGCGCCGTGGACACGGTGAGGTGTGCCTGGCTGGTACCGATGCCGGCGTGCGCACGCATGGTCGCCGAGATCGACAGGTGGCCGGTGAAGTGCGCGAGCAGCGCCTTGGCCAGGTCGTCGCGGCGCGGGATCGGATCGTAGTGCAGCCACGCGTGCAATTCGGGCGGACCGACCTCGTCGGGACTGTTGACGTCGAGAACGTCGACGAGGCGCAGTTCGCGGCCGATCATCGGCATGGGGCTCGGATTCGACTCGGCGGGAGGCGCGATGTCGGGGCGGTCCGCGTGGTGGCGGATCACGTCGGGTGTCGGGGTGTCTGCCAACACCGTCACCGTCGCGCAGCGCCGGCCGCCCTGCTCGACCGCGACGACCGCCACGGCGAAACTACGGCCGTCGTTGACTACGTCGACGGCAAATTCGACTGGCAGATCAACCTGCACGGCCCGGCCGAAGATCGCGTGGGCGGAGCGAATCGCTTTGTTCGGCAACTGCTTTGCGACCGCCACGATGGACTGCGCCAGCAGCTGCGTGCCGTCGACGACAGCGCGTTCGCCACCGTCGCTGAAGCCGCGGAACCGGCCGGGGCCTGCAGGCTGGACGTCGAACACCTCGAGCATTCCGGTGACGGAGGACGGCGTCGTCATGCGTGGCCGTACCCGAGGACAGCGGGGTGAGCCTGGGCGACGCGGACGACAACGCGGTCTTGATAGAACGCGATGTGGTCGCGCAGCCGCGCCACCTGTTCGGTCGGGTCCTCGTAGCTCCAGCACACCGGTTCGTCTCCGTCGTTGTCGAATCGCCAATAGGTGGCCTGCCCTTTGAACGGGCAGCGGCTTGTCGCGTCCGGGTCCTTGCGCAGTTCGATGTGGACGTCCGACCGCGGGAAGTAGAACACCAGGCCGTGGTCCTGCTCGTCGACGAGCAACGCGGCCGCGGTCGACGCGAGCAGTCGTCCGTCGTACTCGGCTGTAATCCTGTTGCGGCGGCGATGGATATCGACACGGTAGTCGGGGCGGTCCACGAAACTCATGCCGCCCTCACCACCGTCTCGGCGAATTCCCGCAAGGTATCGGGCTCGGCGAAATCGGCGAACCAGACGTAAAACCGTTCGGCGCCAAGATCACTCATCCGCCCGAAGTGGTCGACTAGCTCGTCGGCCGTACCGCAGGTCAGTTCGGCACCGAGATGCCCGAAGCGGCGCGTGCTCGTCTCGGTGACCGTCGCGCGGTCCGCTGCGGAGCCGACGAAACCCACCATCTGCTGCACCGACACCCGCGCTGCGCCCGCCTGCGGGCGCAGCAGTTGCAGCCGGTCGAGGTGATTGCATGGCAGGTTCCACCAATCGGCATGTCTGCGAACGAGTTCCATGGTCTTCTTGCCGACACCGCCCAGCACCAAGGGAATCGGGTGTTCCCGGCGCGGGACCTGTGCGTCGTCGCCGTCGTCGCCCCAGTACCGGCGGATCAGTTCCAGGTCACGTTCGAGCCGCCGGAAGCGGGCCGGGGCGTCGTCGGCGTTGTCGATGTCGAACCGCTCGAACTCGGCAGGCATCGATCCCGCGCCCAGACCGAGCTCGAACCGCCCGCCCGACGCGGCGGACATCGTGACGGCGTGCTTGGCGAGCACCGCCGGATGACGGAAACCGTCACACAGGACCAGGTGCCCGACGCGCAGCCGCTGGGTATGCGCCGCGACCCAGGCGGCAATGGCCGTGGCGTCCCAGATACCGCGATCCGGGGCGCCAGGCGCTTCGAGGTGGTCGATGAAGGCGATGCCATCGAAGCCCGACTCCTCGGCCACCCGTGCGCGCTCGACGATGTCGCCAATACTCAGCCGCACCTGCGGCAGGAACAAGAACCACTCGGCCATGACCCCGCCACGATACCGCGACCGGAAGGAATGCTCTACCTATTTGATAACGGCATTCTCGCTCGCGTCGCCGACGTCAGCTCCGGTTCGTCCTGATGTCGAAGCCGACCTTCTCGCCATCGACGCTGGTGATCTTGAGATGCGCCTTGTATGGCCCTTCCGGTCCCGTGAAGGTGCAGTCGAATTCGCCGCCGACCTTGGCGTCGATGCCCGACGGGCACTTGACATCGGTCGGGTGGAATCCGGTCTTGCTGCTCACCATGTCGGTCACCGACTGCGCGGCGCCTTCGGGTTTGATGGTCGAGGTACACGCGCTCAACTGCAGCGTGAGGACCCCGACGATGACGGTCGTGCCGATGAAACCGGTGGATCGGGTCATGACGGGAACGTAGTGGCAGGCAGTTGGAAACGCGTTGGAAATCGGCCGCAGCTGTGCCCCCACCAACACTTTCCGCAAGGCCACGCAACGACGGTCCGCGTCGGACTACGTTGGACCCGGCGGAAGTGGGTATCAGCCGAACATGAATGCCGAGATGGTCCAGGATCGCCGCGCGTCGCTGTCGGTCGTCGTCACCCTCACCGCGTTCGTGGGGATATTGGCATACTGCGACTTCCCGGTGGCGTGGCTGGTCAACTCGCATCTGAGCCCGCTGCGCTCATACGTCAGCGAGTTGGCGGTCGCAGGCCAACCGGCACGTGCGTTCTTCCGGGTCAGCGACATCGTGGCCGGGGTGGGCTTGATCGCCGTTGCCAACCTGCTGATGCGTTGGCCGCCGACGAGGCAGGCGTCGGTCGCGCATCTGTGCGCGATGGTCGCCGGCGTCTCATCGATGGTCGATGGCCTGTGGACCATGCCGTGCGCGCCGTCGATCGACGTGAGCTG encodes the following:
- a CDS encoding Zn-ribbon domain-containing OB-fold protein, which produces MQKALAPEISTWPDADPQLIGSQCGACAASTFPRQDRCPKCSKAEMSDVLLPRRGTVIAWTTQGFPPGAPYAGPTGKDFVPFGVGLVQLGDVIRVEGRLTENDPAKLKFGMEVELTMAPFATDADGDELVTFWFKPVAA
- a CDS encoding TetR/AcrR family transcriptional regulator; protein product: MAKVATAEKRQRRERGSINPDDIINGAFELAEQVSIDNLSMPLLGKHLGVGVTSIYWYFRKKDDLLNAMTDRALREYVFATPYVEAKDWRSTLRNHARTMREAFVANPILCDLILIRSALSPRAARVGVQAVEKAIASLVEAGLPPQSAFDIYSAVSVHVRGSAVLQRLRDKNQADGKVLGDLQDAMTIDAETTPLLARAVREGHHLGTVDESNFDFGLECILDQAERLIEANKKPAPRSRKAPRS
- a CDS encoding thiolase family protein; translated protein: MPTPVIVGAVRTAIGRSFKGTLVNTPPETLITTVLPEVVRRAGIDPNAIDDLIFAESHYGGGDLARYAADATGMQHVPGQSVNRHCAGSLTAIGNASAQIGSGMERVLIAGGVQSLSMNPLVSWRIPGPELKFEERWMPPTHVETPDAPAKDMSITVGWNTAQAMGITREEMDAWAARSHQRAIAAIDAGKFLDEIVPLKVQLPDGSVVDFSVDEHPRRETTADKLAALKPLHPEIEGFSITAGNSSGTNDAAAAVAIVDAAYAEAENLTKMATVRAWAAAGVAPRDTGLGALRAIDKVLQRAGLQPADVALWEVNEAFASVSIAACKEFGLDEEKVNFSGSGCSLGHPIAASGARMVTTLIYELQRRGGGIGVAAMCAGGGQGGAVVIEV
- a CDS encoding acyl-CoA thioesterase, whose protein sequence is MTTPSSVTGMLEVFDVQPAGPGRFRGFSDGGERAVVDGTQLLAQSIVAVAKQLPNKAIRSAHAIFGRAVQVDLPVEFAVDVVNDGRSFAVAVVAVEQGGRRCATVTVLADTPTPDVIRHHADRPDIAPPAESNPSPMPMIGRELRLVDVLDVNSPDEVGPPELHAWLHYDPIPRRDDLAKALLAHFTGHLSISATMRAHAGIGTSQAHLTVSTAPMTVTVAFHEPVGWDGWLLYSHDSTQVGAGMSYVRGQVHTEDGRLIASFTQEGMIRPLRTTDTAVAATARL
- a CDS encoding DUF427 domain-containing protein — encoded protein: MSFVDRPDYRVDIHRRRNRITAEYDGRLLASTAAALLVDEQDHGLVFYFPRSDVHIELRKDPDATSRCPFKGQATYWRFDNDGDEPVCWSYEDPTEQVARLRDHIAFYQDRVVVRVAQAHPAVLGYGHA
- a CDS encoding LLM class flavin-dependent oxidoreductase encodes the protein MAEWFLFLPQVRLSIGDIVERARVAEESGFDGIAFIDHLEAPGAPDRGIWDATAIAAWVAAHTQRLRVGHLVLCDGFRHPAVLAKHAVTMSAASGGRFELGLGAGSMPAEFERFDIDNADDAPARFRRLERDLELIRRYWGDDGDDAQVPRREHPIPLVLGGVGKKTMELVRRHADWWNLPCNHLDRLQLLRPQAGAARVSVQQMVGFVGSAADRATVTETSTRRFGHLGAELTCGTADELVDHFGRMSDLGAERFYVWFADFAEPDTLREFAETVVRAA
- a CDS encoding DUF4333 domain-containing protein: MTRSTGFIGTTVIVGVLTLQLSACTSTIKPEGAAQSVTDMVSSKTGFHPTDVKCPSGIDAKVGGEFDCTFTGPEGPYKAHLKITSVDGEKVGFDIRTNRS
- a CDS encoding DUF998 domain-containing protein translates to MNAEMVQDRRASLSVVVTLTAFVGILAYCDFPVAWLVNSHLSPLRSYVSELAVAGQPARAFFRVSDIVAGVGLIAVANLLMRWPPTRQASVAHLCAMVAGVSSMVDGLWTMPCAPSIDVSCRATEEAIHTTQVVQPHTASSLIGFTALVCAIGLYGAALTRQPGYGRLGVSGLSAAAVAALLGSVDVAMCLTDSTAMVGLVERIQVCAIAAWLAILVLRMAGDRHWR